One window from the genome of Natronomonas pharaonis DSM 2160 encodes:
- a CDS encoding urease subunit gamma, which produces MNLTPKERERLTIFMAAELARRRKERGVKLNHPETVAYISDWACERAREGMSVAEIRQEATALLTREDVMDGVPELVDMVQVEPMFPDGTKLVTIHDPIRADTREQLEE; this is translated from the coding sequence ATGAATCTCACACCCAAAGAACGGGAGCGGCTGACGATATTCATGGCGGCGGAGTTGGCCCGCCGCCGGAAGGAACGCGGCGTGAAGCTCAACCACCCGGAGACGGTCGCCTACATCTCCGATTGGGCCTGCGAGCGCGCCCGAGAGGGGATGTCAGTCGCCGAAATCCGCCAGGAGGCGACAGCGCTTTTGACCCGTGAGGACGTGATGGACGGCGTTCCGGAACTTGTCGATATGGTACAGGTCGAACCGATGTTCCCCGACGGAACGAAGCTCGTGACGATTCACGACCCGATTCGGGCTGACACCCGGGAGCAACTGGAGGAATAA
- the ureG gene encoding urease accessory protein UreG encodes MGHRDVATVGLGGPVGSGKTAMVKRLVPRLDAAGYNVGVIANDIMTQEDADRLRESFEGILPPDLVEGVETGACPHTGIREDPSMNIAAIDEFTESYPDLDVVLLESGGDNLAATFNPELADYFIFVISVAEGDDIPRKRGPGVTQADLLVVNKTDLAPHVDADLEVMRRDAETVRGDAPTCFTDCKAEEGIDGVVDHIEEGVLFA; translated from the coding sequence ATGGGGCACAGAGATGTCGCAACCGTCGGCCTCGGCGGACCGGTCGGCTCCGGCAAGACCGCGATGGTCAAACGGCTCGTCCCGCGGCTCGATGCGGCCGGCTACAACGTCGGCGTCATTGCCAACGACATTATGACACAGGAGGACGCCGACCGGCTCAGGGAGTCCTTCGAGGGGATTCTCCCGCCGGACCTCGTCGAGGGCGTCGAGACCGGTGCCTGTCCGCACACTGGCATCCGCGAGGACCCCTCGATGAATATCGCGGCTATCGACGAGTTCACCGAGTCGTATCCGGACCTCGATGTGGTGTTGCTCGAAAGCGGCGGCGACAACCTCGCGGCGACGTTCAACCCGGAGCTGGCCGACTACTTCATCTTCGTCATCAGCGTCGCCGAGGGCGACGACATCCCGCGCAAGCGCGGCCCCGGCGTCACGCAGGCCGATTTGCTGGTCGTCAACAAGACGGACCTCGCACCCCACGTCGACGCCGACCTTGAGGTAATGCGCCGGGACGCCGAGACGGTTCGCGGCGACGCGCCGACCTGCTTTACCGACTGCAAGGCCGAGGAGGGAATTGACGGCGTCGTCGACCACATCGAGGAGGGGGTTCTCTTCGCGTGA
- a CDS encoding urease accessory protein UreD translates to MSAVPDAFQRYGAESLAQAPAFGPGKDGVFEATLARTGDRDTRLLRDYTKVPYHLTGTLDTDPAPGLTTLCLQEPTGGVAQGDRHSITVTAREGARARVTTQSATKVHSMQANYAHLDATLEAGPDAHLEYVPGPTIVNEDARCLQTVAVDLAPSATVVVADVFVPGGLSAHEPFDFDHYHSRLEARCEERLVCADAVDLHPADGDPRDPATVADYDVVGTLYVLAPEADTEVLAEAIHARFDAHDAVTAGVSALPYESGVSVRVLGTRSADVTDAVRDAWDASRQELLGVGIPADRRY, encoded by the coding sequence GTGAGCGCCGTTCCCGATGCCTTCCAGCGATACGGTGCGGAATCGCTGGCGCAAGCGCCGGCTTTCGGTCCCGGGAAAGACGGCGTCTTCGAGGCAACGCTCGCTCGCACGGGCGACCGCGACACCCGTCTCCTCCGCGATTATACGAAGGTTCCATATCACCTGACGGGAACGCTCGATACCGACCCCGCGCCGGGGCTGACGACGCTCTGTCTGCAGGAGCCGACCGGCGGCGTCGCACAGGGTGACCGCCACAGTATTACCGTCACTGCCCGCGAGGGTGCACGTGCACGCGTGACGACACAGAGCGCCACGAAGGTCCACAGCATGCAGGCCAACTACGCCCACCTCGATGCGACGCTTGAGGCCGGCCCCGACGCCCATCTTGAGTACGTCCCGGGGCCGACCATCGTCAACGAGGACGCCCGCTGTTTACAAACGGTCGCTGTCGACCTCGCGCCGTCGGCTACCGTCGTCGTCGCCGACGTGTTCGTTCCCGGTGGACTCTCGGCCCACGAGCCGTTCGATTTCGACCACTATCACAGCCGGCTCGAAGCCCGTTGTGAAGAGCGGCTCGTCTGTGCCGACGCGGTCGATTTGCACCCGGCGGACGGCGACCCCCGCGACCCGGCGACCGTCGCCGACTACGATGTCGTCGGGACGCTGTACGTGCTGGCTCCCGAGGCCGACACGGAGGTGCTCGCGGAGGCCATCCACGCCCGGTTCGACGCCCACGACGCGGTCACGGCCGGCGTCTCGGCGCTCCCGTACGAGTCGGGGGTCTCGGTCCGAGTCCTCGGCACCCGGAGCGCAGACGTGACTGACGCGGTGCGGGACGCATGGGACGCATCGCGACAGGAATTGCTCGGCGTCGGCATCCCCGCCGACAGGAGGTACTGA
- the ureE gene encoding urease accessory protein UreE: protein MRHVDGVVGNRYDDPDLDEQLHAHEDAGRLERVVLEAGQRKRSRLRVETDAGTDLGIVVDQPELRAGDVLFLDDDAAAVVEFESRTAFVVDLPSPGPETVAAAVELGHRVGNQHWDIAIEGGTVYVPVEADRRIIEDVLGEHIPDSGTTRYASVDASLFIGENAEPSGVDHSHEATDSGHGYGEDHDHDHSHDHNHDHDHNHDHDHSHSHDSHE, encoded by the coding sequence ATGCGGCACGTTGATGGGGTCGTCGGCAACCGCTATGACGACCCCGACCTCGACGAGCAGCTCCACGCCCACGAGGACGCCGGGCGACTCGAACGGGTCGTTCTCGAAGCCGGCCAGCGGAAGCGCTCCCGGCTTCGTGTCGAGACCGACGCCGGAACTGACCTCGGTATCGTCGTCGACCAGCCGGAGCTACGGGCCGGTGATGTCCTCTTTCTCGACGACGATGCGGCCGCTGTCGTCGAGTTCGAGTCCAGAACCGCTTTCGTCGTCGACCTCCCGTCGCCGGGGCCGGAGACGGTTGCCGCGGCGGTCGAACTCGGCCACCGCGTCGGCAACCAGCACTGGGATATCGCCATCGAGGGCGGGACGGTCTACGTGCCCGTCGAGGCCGACCGCCGTATCATCGAAGACGTCCTCGGCGAGCACATCCCGGACAGCGGGACAACACGCTATGCGTCGGTCGATGCGAGCCTGTTCATCGGCGAGAATGCCGAACCCAGCGGCGTCGACCACAGCCACGAAGCAACCGACAGCGGACACGGTTATGGGGAAGACCACGACCACGACCACAGCCACGACCACAACCACGACCACGACCACAACCACGACCACGACCACAGCCACAGCCACGACAGCCATGAGTGA